The genomic region GCACTCGGCTACGCCGCCTTCGCCGTCGCCGCGGTTCTGGCCGTGGGATTCAGCAGGCGTACGGGGTGGGGTCTGGCGGTCGACGCGATCGGGGAGGACGCGACCACGGCCGACCGCTGCGGTCTCCCGGTGCGGGCCGTCCGGTTCGCGGCCGTGCTGCTCACCGGCGCCGTATCGGGCCTGGCGGGTGCGCAGCTGGCCCTGTCGGAGGTGCACGCCTTCAGCGACGACATCACCGGCGGCATCGGCTACCTCGCGGTCGTCGCGGTGATCGCGGGCCGCTGGCGGGCCTGGCCCACGATCGTCGCCTGCCTCTTCTTCGGCGTCGCTCAGTCGCTCCAGTTCGTCGCGCCCGCGCTGGGACTGCATCTGTCCGCGCCCCTGCTGACCACACTGCCGTACGTCATCGCGCTGCTCGCGGTGAGCGGCCTGGTGGGCCGCAGCCGGGCACCGTCGGGGCTCACCGTCCCGTTCCTGCGCGGCACCTGACCGTCCGCCGTCCGCACCCGCACACCTCCCCCTGAGGACACACGACATGACGCTGATCCTGACCCGCTCCGACATCGCCGCGCTGCTCGCGGACGTCCGGGAGGACGTCGAGAAGGCGGTGGAGAGCTGCCACCTGGACCTGGCACTGGGCAGGGCCGTCCTGCCGCCCCCGCCGGCCATGCGGCTGCCCGGGTCGGACGGGACCTTCCTCGCGATGGCATCGGCTTCCGCGCCGGCCGGTCTCGCCACCGTCAAGCTCCTGGCGGACCTCCCCGCCAACCGCGAACGGGGCCTGCCCGTGCAGCGGTCGTCCGTCCTGGCCGTGTCCGCGGACACCGGTGCGTGCGAGGCGCTCCTCGACGGGGCCGAGGTCACCCGTGCGAGAACCGCCGCCGCGACCGCCGTCGCCACCCGGGCCCTCGCCCGGAAGGACGCACGCGTCCTGGGGCTCGTCGGCACCGGCCCCCTCGCCCGGGCCCACGCCCGCGCCCTGCTGCCGGGCCGCTCCTACGAACGGATCGTGCTCTGGGGGCGCGATCCCGGCCGGAGCAGCGAGCTGGCCGCCTGGATCGGTGCGGAGCTCGGCGTGGACGCGCACGTGCTGGCCGGACCCCGGGCCGTGGCCGAGGCCTCGGACGTCCTGTGCACGCTGACACCGTCCCGGGAACCGCTGATCCGGGGCGCGTGGCTCTCCCCCGGCCAGCACATCAACGCCGTGGGCGCCCCGCCACGCCCCGACCACCGGGAGATCGACACGGAAGGCGTCGTACGCTGCCGGATCGTCGTCGACGCCTGGACGACGGCCCGTGAGAAGTCCGGCGAGGTACTGATCCCGCTCGCCGAGGGCGCGCTCGGCGAGGACGACTTCCGGCGCGAACTCGGCGACGTCCTCGCGGGGTCCGTTCCCGGCCGGACCGCGGACAGCGACCTCACACTCTTCAACTCGGTGGGCGTCGGACTCCAGGACCTGGCCGTGGCACGGCTGCTCATGGACGCCGCGGCCGAGCGAGGCGCGGGCACCCGGATCGACCTCGGCGGCTGACCCGGGGACGGGGCGGGATGCCCCGCCCCCGGGCGTCCCGCCTACTCGGCCAGCCGGATCGAGTTGATCGGCGTCATGTTCGTGACGATGGTCTCGCCCGGGTATCCCTTGTCGCCGCAGTTGACGCCGTCGTACCCCTTGCAGAGAGCCGCGGTCGCCCCACCCGTCTGGTTGTTGAGGACACGGTGCGTCCCGGTCTCGTCGACCAGGTTGTGGGCGCCGTACGACCAGTACATGTGCTCCGGCTTGTCACCGTTCCAGCCCGAACCCGGGTAGAGGCAGACGGCACCCGACGGGCACCCGTGGACGGTCGCCCGCGCTCCGGCCTCGGCGGCCTGCGAGCCCGCCCCCGTCACCAGCACGGCCCCTGCCGCGAACGTCAGTACAGCCGCCGCTCGTACGATCCTGCGCATGATTCCTCCTGTGGTCCCCGAACGCCCGTCCCCCGCAACTTCCCCCGTTGCGCGGGCGTTCGGCCTGACTGGAGACTGACACCCCCGCCGCCCCGGGCGCCGCACCCTTTCAGCACGGTGGAAACGTCGTCGCCTCAGACGCCCGCCGAATCGAGCAGCTGCCGTCCCAGCGGGGAGGGAACATGCAGCACACGCCGCCCTTCCCGGCGGCAGGAGGCCAGCCCGGCCTCGCGCAGGATCGCCAGCTGCTGGCTGGTGTTGGGCAGCGACGAGCCGACGGCGGCGGCCAGTTCCGAGGTGGACGCGCAGCCCTGGACCGCGATCTCGTACAGGAGAGCCGCGCGCGTCGGTCCGAGCAGCCTGGCCAGCGACGACCGGGCGGAGGGCCCGCCGGGGACGACAGGCTTGTCGACCGGGTAGACCAGCATCGGCAGCAGCGCGTCGTCGACCAGGGTGACCGGCATGCGCCAGCAGAAGTACGAGGGCACGAGCAGGAGCCCGCGCCCGTCCAGATACAGGTCCCGCTCCACCGGGTACGCCATCTCCAGCACCGGCGGGGACCACCGGACCATCGGCCGGAAGGTCTCCAGCAGCGCCCGGGTGCCGCCGGCCGAGAGCTCCCGGGACCGCCAGGCGAGGTCGGAGGCCACCGCCGCGTCGATGCGCTCCCGGAACGGGGCGACGAACAGCCTGTCGTAGGTGCTCAGCGCGCCGCCCAGCACCCGCAGCGCCGTCGTGTCGCCCCTGGCGAGCTCCGCACCCGCCGGGGGCCTGCCGCTCGCCCGGGCCAGCAGTTCCAGTTCGGTGCGCAGCCGGGTGCGCGGGGTGGTGAGCACCCGCTCGATCCCGTTCCTCAGATCGGCGACGCCACCGTCCACGGCGGGCGTCAGGAAGTCCGGGAAGTAGGGCCCGTACGGCACCAGACCGCACAGGAACCGTGCGGCGCGGCGTCCCGGCCCTTCGGCCTTCAGCCGGTCCGCGACGCTGCGCCGCCAGGGTCCGAAGGCGACGAGCCCCTCCTTGTTCTGCAGCCGGCAGAGGCTGCAGACGATCTCCCACAGCGGGTCGGGCCCGCGGGCGATCCGGACGTACTCCAGGTCCTCGGCGGTGAAGTGGATACGCAACAAGATTTCCCCCCTTGTCGTACCTCTCACCACTGTGGGGGCGGGGGCGGCCCGGGGGCCAAGCTTTCCCGCCGCGTGTCCGGCACGGGTGAGGGCCCGCACAACCGGGTGGAACTCTGTGGTCCGCCCCCGGGGCCGTTCAGTAGCGTGCGGGTATGAGCACTTCCGACATCACCCCGGCCACGACCTCGTCCGACGCCCACCCCCGGTTCGCGGAAGCCCTGCGGGAGCTGGGACTCGACGTCGAGGTACGCCGCTTCCCCGACGCCACACGCACCGCGGCCGAGGCCGCCGCCGCGATCGGCTGCGAGCTCGGCCAGATCGTCAAGTCCCTGATCTTCGAGGCGGACGGTGTGCCCGTCCTGGTCCTGGTGGACGGCTCGTCCCGGGTGGACGTCGAACGCGTGAGGGCCGAGCTCGGCGCCGGAAAGGTCGAGCGGGCCGGAGCCGGTCCGGTCCGGGAGACCACCGGGTACGCGATCGGCGGGATCCCGCCCTTCGGGCACCGTACGAAGACCCGGGTGCTGGCCGACCGGGGGCTGCTCGGCCACACGACGGTCTGGGCGGCCGCCGGCACCCCGCACACGGTCTTCCCGCTCGATCCCGGGAGCCTGATCGAGCTCGCGGGCGGCACTCTCGTGGACGTCCGCGAGCGAGCCGCGTGACCCCCCTGGTGGCGGCGGCCGTCCTGGCCGCCGCGATCACGCACGCCAGCTGGAACGCCATCGCCCATGCCATACGTGACCAGTTGGTGTCCTTCACCCTGATCTCCGGTGGCGGGGCGCTGATCGGGCTCGTGCTGGCCTGCTTCGCCCCGCTCCCGGCCGCCGGCGCCTGGCCGTACCTGCTCGTCTCCGCGGGTCTGCACGTGGCGTACATGCTGCTGCTGATGCGCTCGTTCACCCTGGGCGACTTCGGCCAGATGTATCCGATCGCCCGGGGCACGGCCCCCCTGGTCGTGACGGTCCTGGCCGCCGTGTTCGTCGGGGAGCGCCCGGACGGCTGGGCGACGGTGGGCGTCGCCGTGGCCTCGGCGGGGCTCGTCGGGCTGGCGCTGTGGGGCATCCGCGGCTCCGGCAGGCGCCCCCACTGGCCGGCGATCCTGGCGGCCCTCGCGACGGGCCTGGCCATCGCCGGCTACACCACGGTCGACGGTGTGGGGGTGCGTGCCTCGGGGACACCGATCGGCTACATCGCGTGGCTGATGATCCTGGAGGGGATCGCCATCCCCGCCTACGCGTTCTGGCGCCGCAGGGGTGAACTGGTACCGCAGCTCGGCCCGTTCGCCGGCAGAGGGCTGCTGGGCGCGGCCCTGTCGGTCGCCGCGTACGGTCTCGTCCTCTGGGCGCAGACGAAGGCGGCGCTCGCCCCGATCGCCGCGCTCCGTGAGTCCTCGATCATCGTGGGCGCCGCGATAGGGACCGTGTTCTTCAAGGAGCGGTTCGGGGCTCCGAGGATCGCCGCGGCCGGGCTGATGGTGGTCGGTATCGGCCTGATGCTGCACACGGGTTGAGCGGGCCGGCCCCTTCGTCACCGTGCGGCCGACGCCGCCAGCTCCACGACCACTTCGCCGTCCTCCTCCTCGCCCGTGGGCCGGAAGCCGAGCGAGGTGTAGAGGCGTCCGGCCGCCGTGTTGACGGGATCGTAGGAGAGCCGGAGCACCTCGCACCCCTCCTGCTCCGCCAGCCATCCGGCCAGCGTGCGTACGGCGGCGCGGCCGACGCCCCGGCCCTGTTCGGGGCCGTCGACGAGCATCCCGCCGATCCAGTACGAGCCGTCGTCGTCCCTGGCCCACATCACATGTCCGGTCACGGTGTCGTCCCCGTACACCGCGAGCGAGTGCCAGGTGTCCTCGCGCAGCGACAGCAGCAGATAGCGGGCGGCCAGTGCGGGAGCGTGGGCGCGCTGGGCGTCGAGGGGCGCGATGTCCGCGACCGCACGCCAGTTGGCGTCGTCGACCGGGCGCAGGGTGATGCGCCGGCCGGCCCGGTCCGTGAGTCCGTGGTCGATCATCCGGGCAGGGTAGGCAGCGGGCCGCCGGTCCGGCTACCGGATTTCCGGGTCCCCCGCCACCCGGCTGCCGGGTTTCCGGATCCCCGTCCCCCGGATACCGGCTACCGGCTTTCGGGGTCCCCCGTCATCGCCGCGCGGAAGGCGGTGTTGACGGCGAGCAGCCCGCCGTCCACCCGCAGCGTCGTGCCGGTGATCCAGGCCGCGTCCCGCGAGGCGAGGAAGGCGACGGCGGCCGCGATGTCGTCCGGTTCGCCCACCCGCCCGAGAGGGTAGAGCGCGGCGGCCCGCTCCAGCTCGGCGTCGCGGCCCGCCCAGGCGTCCGTACGGATCGTGCCGGGCGCCACGAGGTTGACGCGGACGCCACGAGGTCCGGCGTGGCCGGCGAGGGTCCGGGTCAGGCTGGCCAGGCCCGCCTTGGCGGCGCTGTAGGCGTGGCCGCCGAAGTCCTGTTCGCCGTTGACCGAGCCGATGTTGACGATGGCGCCGCGGCCGGAGGCCACCAGGTGCGGCAGTGCGGCGCGGGAACAGCGGTGGGGGCCGGTCAGGGTGATGTCGAGGGTACGGGCCCAGGGTTCGTCGGCCTCGTCCTCGAAGAGCGCCACGTCGTCGTCGTAGTAGGCGTAGGCGTTGTTGACCAGGACGTCGAGCCGTCCGAAGACGGCGACCGCGTGGGCCACCGCCGCGTCGACCGCCGCCCGGTCCCCCACGTCGCAGGCGAGGGATTCGGCGGTGCCGCCCGTGCCGCGTATCCCGGCGGCCGTGCGCTCGGCGCGGCCGGCGTCCAGGTCGGTGACGAGGACGGCCGCCCCCTCGGAGGCGAGCCGGCGGGCGGTCGCCGCCCCGATGCCCTGTCCCGCGCCCGTGAGGAGCGCGGCGTATCCGTCGAGGCGAGGAGTCATAGCGCCGACCGTACTGCCCGGACCAGGGCCTGGGCACGGGGGTCGGCGGTAACTCCCTTCTGCAGACCGTTCGTCACATAGCCGAGCGCTATGCCCGTTTCGGGGTCGGCGAAGCCCAGCGAACCGCCGCGTCCGGGGTGCCCGAACGACCCGGGGCCGAGCAGCGGCGCCGCCGGTCCGTGCAGCATGTAGCCGAGGCCGAAGCGGGTGCTGACGACCAGCACGCGGTCCGGTCCCGCGGACTCCTCGGTGCGGGCCAGGGTGAGCGTCGCGGGGGCGAACAGCCGCTCCCCGTCGACCTGGCCGATCATCGCGGCGTAGCAGCGGGCGAGGCCGCGCGCGGTGGCGACGCCGTTGGAGGCGGGGAGTTCCGCCGCGCGGTAGTCCGGGGCGTTCTCGTCGGGGAAGGGGTCGATCGCGCCGAAGGCGCGGCGGGTCAGCGAGGCCGGATCGGCGTAGGCGTCGACGACGGAGCGCTTGGGGCGCACGCGCAGTGCGCCGCTGCCCTCGGCCGGCGGCGGTGCGACCGGCCCGATGCGGCCGATGCGGTGCGACTCGTCGGCCGGGAGCCCGAACCAGAAGTCCAGGCCGAGCGGGCGTGCGATCTCCTCCGCGACCCACCGGCCGATGGTCCGCCCGGTGACCCTGCGCACCAGTTCGCCGACGAGCCAGCTGTAGGTCTGGGCGTGGTACCCGTGGTCGGTGCCGGGCTCCCACTGGGGCCGCTGGGCGGCGACGGCCGCGGCTCCGGTGGTTCCGTCCGCCGCCTCCTGAGGTGTCAGCGCCCGGTCGAGGGCGGCCAGCCCGGCCCGGTGGGCCAGGAGGTGGCGCACGAGGACGCGCTCCTTGCCGTTCGCCTTGAACTCCGGCCAGTACGTGCCGACGGGGGCGTCGAGGTCCACCTGTCCGCGCTGGTGCAGCAGCAGCGGTACGGCGGCTGCGACGCCCTTCCCCGCGGAGCGGACGATCTGGACGGTGTCCACGGCCCAGGGCTCGGTGCCGTCCACATCTCTCGTACCGGCCCACAGGTCAACGACCTTGCGCCCGTGGTGGTAGAGGGCCACGGCCGCTCCCCGTTCACCGCGCTGTTCGAAGTTACGGACGAAAGCGTCCCGTACCGCCTCGAACCCCGGCGCCACCGTGCCCCGTACGTCCACACCTGCTACCGCGCTCCCGCTCATCCCCCCATGGTGCATCGCGCAGCAGGTGGAACGGGTGGCGGGTCACCTCCTGTTCACGAACGCGGTACGGACACGGAACGCGGGTCGAAGCCGAAGGGCAGCTCCAGCCGGTGCCTGCGCATGAGGCCGTCGTCGCACAGGAGGTCGTACGTGCGGTCGTCGGCGGCGATCACCCCGTCGCTCAGGATGACGGCGCGCGGGCAGAGTTCGAGGGCGTACGGCAGGTCGTGGGTGACCATCAGCACGGTGACGTCCAGGGACCGCAGGATGTCGGCGAGTTCACGGCGGGAGGCGGGGTCCAGGTTGGAGGAGGGCTCGTCCAGGACGAGGATCTCCGGTTCCATGGCGAGGACGGTGGCGACGGCGACCCGGCGGCGCTGGCCGAAGGAGAGGTGGTGCGGGGGCCGTGCCGCGTACTCCTCCATGCCGACCTGCTTGAGCGCGCTCATGACCCGGTCCTCCAGCTCGGGACCGCGCAGTCCGGCCGCGGCGGGCCCGAAGGCGACGTCCTCGCGGACGGTCGGCATGAAGAGCTGGTCGTCGGGGTCCTGGAAGACGATGCCGACACGGCGGCGGATCTCGGCGAGGTGCCTCTTCTCCACCGGCAGCCCGGCGACGCGGACGGTGCCGGCGCCCGCGTCGAGGATGCCGTTGAGGTGGAGGACGAGGGTGGTCTTGCCCGCGCCGTTGGGGCCGAGCAGCGCCACGCGTTCACCGCGGGCCACGGTCAGGTCGACGCCGAAGAGGGCCTGGTGGCCGTCGGGGTAGGCGTAGGCGAGGCCGCTGACCTCGAGGGACGGCGCGGGGGCGGTGGGCAGGCTCATACGGTCCATCCCAGCAGACATACGACGAGGGCGAGCACGGGGAGTGCCGCGGCGTGCGCCCACTGGGTACGGGAGGCGGTCACCTCGTCGATCACCGGCATGGTGCCGGTGTAGCCGCGGCTGACCATCGCGAGGTGGACGCGCTCGCCGCGCTCGTAGGACCGGATGAAGAGGGCGCCCGCCGTCTTGGCGAGGACGCTCCAGTGCCGCACCCCGCTCGCCTCGAAGCCCCGGGAGCGCCGTGCGATCGACATCCGGCGCAGCTCGTCGGTGATGACGTCGCCGTAGCGGATCATGAAGGACGCGATCTGGACGAGCAGCGGCGGCAGTCTGAGCCGCTGGAGGCCGAGCAGCAGGGAGCGCAGCTCGGTGGTCGAGGCGAGGATCACCGAGGCCGCCACGCCGAGGGTGCCCTTCGCGAGGACGTTCCAGGCGCCCCAGAGACCGGGGACGCTGACGGGGACACCGAGCAGCTCGGTCTGCTCCCCCGGCACGACGAACGGCATGAGCAGCGCGAACGCCACGAACGGCACCTCGATGACCAGCCGCTTCAGCAGGAACCCGGCGGGGATCCGGGCCACCGCTGCGACGGCGGCGAGCAGCACTGCGTACAGCGCGAAGGCCCAGACGGCCTCGCGGGGGGTGGAGACGACGACCACGACGAAGCAGAGGACGGCGGCGAGCTTGCAGTGCGGTGGCAGGGCGTGGACCGGCGAGTGGCCGTGCCGGTAGAGCTTGTGCGCGTGGCCTGCGCCCATGTCAGACGGACTCGGTGGTGCGGGATCCGGTGGCCTCCGGCGCCCGGCGCCGGCGCACGGCCCAGAAGACGCCGCTGCCGACGGCGACGGTGACGCCGACGCCGATCACTCCGGCGAGGCCTCCGGAGACGCGGGCGTTACTGATGTCCTCGATGCCGTAGTCGGCGAGCGGGGAGCCCGCCGCGTCGTGTTCCTGGACCTTCTCGTCGATGCCCTTGTCGGCGGCGACCTTCTCCAGGCCGTCGGGGCTGGCGGACGCGTAGAAGGAGACGACGCCCGCGAGGACGACCGCGGCCGCGAGGCCGGCGGCCCAGACCCCGCGTGTGGAGCGGGCGGCCGCGGGCGCGGGCGAGGAGGCCGGCGCGTCGACGAGTTCGCCGTCCACACGGAGCTTGAGCGGGGCGGCGAGTCCGCGCGCCCCGTGCACCAGGTCGGGGCGCACGGCGATCACGGCGCCGACGGTCAGCGCGGTGATCGCCGCCTCCCCGATACCGATCAGCACATGGACGCCGACCATCGCGGTGAGCACCTTGCCGATGGGTACGTCGGTGGTGCCGCCGATCGCGTAGATGAGGGTGAACGCGACGGCGGCGGCCGGCACGGAGACGAGCGCGGCCACGAAGGCCGCGACGGTCGTCGAGCGGCGGGTACGGGGCAGCACACGGGTCAGCCCGCGGAAGAGCGCGTAGGCGACGACGGTGGTGACGACCCCCATCACCGTGATGTTCACGCCGAGCGCGGTCAGGCCGCCGTCGGCGAAGAGGATGCCCTGCATCAGCAGGACGACCGCTATGCAGAGCAGCCCCGTGTAGGGGCCGACCAGGATCGCCGCCAGTGCCCCGCCCAGGAGGTGTCCGCTGGTACCCGCCGCGACCGGGAAGTTCAGCATCTGCACGGCGAAGATGAAGGCGGCGACGAGCCCCGCCAGCGGGGCGGTCCGCTCGTCCAGTTCCCGCCGGGCGCCGCGGAGACCGACGGCGACCGCTCCTGCGGCGACGACACCCGCGACGGCGGAGACGGGTGCGTTGATGAAACCGTCGGGTACATGCATGGAGTGGCTCCGCTTCGGGCGTTGCTGCTGGCGGGGTCGGGAAACGCTCCATGATAGAGCCCTGTTGCAAATAGTTCGCAAGAGCGCAGAGATGACAACTACGCCAACCCTCAACATGCCCAAATGGGAATATATGGGACATTAGGGGGAGAGATTTTCGCACAGGAGGAGCCGGCCATGTCCCTCGTGATCCAAGAACACGCCCGAGCCCGGCTCATCACCGACGGCCCGGATCCCCGACCGGTCCCCGTCGAACTGCGCTACGACCCCGAGGAGCCGGGGGCCGTGCGTGTCCGGCTCCCCGGAGGCGCCGACCGGACCTTCGGCCTCGACCTCCTGGAACGCGGACTGCGCTCCCCCGTCACCCGCGGCGACATACGGATATGGCCGTGCGGCCGGGCCCAGCTGGTCCTGGAACTGCACTCGACGGACGGTGTCGCCGTCCTCCAGTTCGACATCGCGCCCGTCATCCGCTTCGTGTCGCGGACCCGCGGCCTGACGGCGAAGCGCCCGCCTGCCGCCACCACCGCCCCCGTCACCCGCGCCTGAACGGAGACGAGCCCCCGTGCCGTTGCACGGGGGCTCGTCGTCGCCCCGGTCCCCCGTCCCCACAGGTAACCGGCGCTCCGGGGCCGCGCTCCGCTCAGACGCGTGCCCCGGGGTCTCGGTGCGTCAGACGCGGACCAGCTCCCGCTCCCCGCCGCCCTCGGCAGGGCCTCCGTCGGAGAGGTCCTTGCGCAGGCCCTCTCCCTCGACGTCGACGTTGGGCAGCGCACGGTCCAGCCAGCGCGGCAGCCACCACGCACGCTTGCCGAGCAGGGCGAGCACCGCCGGCACGATGGCCATCCGCACGACGAAGGCGTCGAAGAAGACGGCGATGGCGAGCGAGAAGCCGATCATCTTGATCATCTGCTCCGAGGAACCGATGAAACCGGCGAAGACGGCCATCATGATCACGGCGGCAGCCGTGACCACCCGTGCCCCGTGCTTGAAGCCGGTGACGATCGCCTGTCCGGGCGTCTCCCCGTGGACGTACGCCTCACGCATCCGTGTGACCAGGAAGACCTCGTAGTCCATCGCGAGGCCGAAGACCACACCGACCATGAAGATCGGCATCATGCTCATGATCGGACCGGTCTGCTCGACCCCGAAGAGCGAGCCGAGCCAGCCCCACTGGAAGACCGCGACGACCGCGCCCAGAGCCGCGACCACCGAGAGCAGGAAGCCGAGGGCCGCCTTCAGCGGCACGAGGACCGAGCGGAAGACCACCATCAGCAGCAGGAACGCCAGGCCGACGACGAGCGCCAGGTAGGGCAGCAGCGCGTCGTTCATCTTCTGCGAGAAGTCGATGTTCATGGCCGTGGCGCCCGTGACCAGCACCTCGGCACCGGTGTCGCTCTTGACGGTCTGCCCCGCGTCGCGGATGGCGTGGACCACGTTCTCCGTCTCGACGGAGCTCGGCCGGTCCTTGGGGATGACCGTGATGGTCGCGGTGTCACCGGCCTTGTTGAAGGTGGCCGGAGTGACGGCGGCGACGCCGCCGGAGCCTTCGATCTCGTCGGAGACCCTGTTCACCGCGGCCTTGCCGTCGGAGCTGTTCCTGGTGTCGACGACGACCATCAGCGGACCGTTGAACCCGGGGCCGAAGCCGTCGGAGAGCATGTCGTACGCCTGGCGCTGCGTGGTCGACTTCGGCTGGGCGCCGTCGTCCGGCAGACCCATCTCCAGCGAGGCCGCCGGTACGGCGATGGCACCGAGGCCGATGACGCCGGCCAGCAGGACCCACACCGGCCTGCGCAGCACGAACCGTGCCCAGCGGGTACCCATGTTCGGCTTCGCCTCGGGCTTGTTCTCGGCCTCGGCGGCCTTGCGCGCCCTGCGCCCCATGACCCGCTTGCCCGCGAAGCCCAGCATCGCCGGCACGAGGGTCAGTGCGATGAGGACGGCGATGGCGACGGTGCCCGCGGCGGCGAAGCCCATCTTGGACAGCATCGGGATGTTCACGACGGCGAGGCCGACCAGAGCGATGACCACGGTGAGGCCCGCGAAGACCACCGCGGACCCGGCCGTTCCGACGGCCCGTCCCGCGGCCTCCTCACGCTCCCGCCCCTCGGCCAGTTCGGCCCGGTAGCGGGAGACGATGAAGAGCGCGTAGTCGATGCCGACCGCGAGCCCGATCATCATCGCGAGGGTCGAGGTGGTGGAACCCAGATCCAGGACGTTGGCCAGCGCGGTGATCGTGGAGACCCCGATGCCCACCCCGATGAGGGCGGTCAGCAGAGGCAGCCCGGCGGCGATCAGCGAGCCGAAGGTGACGACCAGGACGACGGCGGCGATGGCGACGCCGATGATCTCGGTGGCGCCCGTCTCCGGCATCACCTGGAGCGCGTCACCACCGATCTCGACCTTCATGCCGCTGCTCTGCGCGTCGTGGCCCGCACCCTCCAGGGCCTCACGCGTCCCGTCGGTGAGCTCCATGGAGCTCACCTTGTAGGAGACGGAGATGTACGCGGTGGAGCCGTCCTTGCTGACGGCGTTCGCCTGGTACGGGTCGGCGACCGAGGCGATCTGGTCCGAGCCGGACTTCAGCTCGCCGACGATCTCCTGGATCTCGGCCTTGTTGTCCGCCGCGGTGACCTTCTCGCCTTCGGGTGCCTTGAAGACGACCCGGGCGGTCGCGCCGTCGGCACTGCCTCCGGGGAAACGTTCATCCAGCAGGTCGAAGGCGCGCTGGGCCTCCGTGCCGGGGATCGAGAAGGAACTGGAGGTGGCGGTGGCCGCCGAGGTGGCGCCGAATCCGGCCAGCGCCAGCAGAGCCACCCAGATGAGGGCGACGTAACGGCGGCGCCGGAAGGCGAGCCGTCCCAGTTTGTACAGGAATGTAGCCACGGAGGGGGTACTCCCGGTCAGGTCGTTGAGTGGAAGAGGGCGTGAGGAACCAGCCCGACGACGAGAGCGGCGTGTCAGGTGGAGCGTCGGGGAGAGGTCTTACGGAAAGGAAATGGGGACGTCAGACGCCGAGGGCGGGGAACACCACGGATTCCGCGTAGTCGGTCAGGAACGCCTGGTCGACCGGGCGTTCCTCGACCAGCTCCCGGGCGGCGAATGCGCCGATCATCATGTGGGGCACATAGGGAAGCGCCGGATTGTCCGGACGCACTTCCCCTCTGTCCACAGCCCGCTGGAGCATCGACCCGAGACCGGTGATCTCCGGCTCGATCAGCAGCTCGCGCAGCGCCTGGAACAGATCGGGGTTGTTGTGGACGGCATGGCTCAGACCCCGCAGCAGTGCGGAGTTCTTCTCCATCTTGCAGTCGTCGGTCTGCCCCATCACGGCCAGGAAGTCACCGCGGAGCGAACCGGTGTCGACATCGGCAAGGTGCACCGGCTTGTCGTTCCGGAGTGCCTTGACGACCAGCTCGGCCTTGCTCCCCCACTGGCGGTAGAGGGTGGCCTTGCTGGAATGGGTGCGGGCGGCGACGGCGTCCATGGTCAGGGCTTCGTAGCCGACCTCGCCGAGCAGGTCGAGCACGGCGGAGTACAGCTCGCTCTCGCGCTCGGGCGTGAGCCTGCTGCGTGCCATGGGTCGACCTCCTCTTCCTTGTGCCCGCTGGATCGTACGTCAGCCGAAGATCAACTAACGGAACGAAACTGTTTCGTACACTTCGAAGATACCCCCCTACCCAAGCGAAACGGGACAGTTTCGCTTGTGTCCTGCACCACAAGTTGCCGCGGGCCCTTCACACGGAAAGCATTGGAGGGTGAGTGACGACGTCGCGTATCTCCGTTTCCCGCACCTCCACAAGGACTTGCTCTGCTTCGTGGCGGAGGACGACCTATGGGTCGCTCCTCTCGCCCCGGCGGGGCAGCGGCCCGGCCGGGCTTGGCGGCTGACCGTCGACCGGACCAGAGTCGGTCATCCGCGCTTCTCGCCCGACGGGGGCCGTATCGCCTACACGACCTGGCGCACGCTCGACCCAGAGATCCACC from Streptomyces sp. QL37 harbors:
- a CDS encoding serine hydrolase domain-containing protein, which encodes MDVRGTVAPGFEAVRDAFVRNFEQRGERGAAVALYHHGRKVVDLWAGTRDVDGTEPWAVDTVQIVRSAGKGVAAAVPLLLHQRGQVDLDAPVGTYWPEFKANGKERVLVRHLLAHRAGLAALDRALTPQEAADGTTGAAAVAAQRPQWEPGTDHGYHAQTYSWLVGELVRRVTGRTIGRWVAEEIARPLGLDFWFGLPADESHRIGRIGPVAPPPAEGSGALRVRPKRSVVDAYADPASLTRRAFGAIDPFPDENAPDYRAAELPASNGVATARGLARCYAAMIGQVDGERLFAPATLTLARTEESAGPDRVLVVSTRFGLGYMLHGPAAPLLGPGSFGHPGRGGSLGFADPETGIALGYVTNGLQKGVTADPRAQALVRAVRSAL
- a CDS encoding ABC transporter ATP-binding protein, with amino-acid sequence MSLPTAPAPSLEVSGLAYAYPDGHQALFGVDLTVARGERVALLGPNGAGKTTLVLHLNGILDAGAGTVRVAGLPVEKRHLAEIRRRVGIVFQDPDDQLFMPTVREDVAFGPAAAGLRGPELEDRVMSALKQVGMEEYAARPPHHLSFGQRRRVAVATVLAMEPEILVLDEPSSNLDPASRRELADILRSLDVTVLMVTHDLPYALELCPRAVILSDGVIAADDRTYDLLCDDGLMRRHRLELPFGFDPRSVSVPRS
- the cbiQ gene encoding cobalt ECF transporter T component CbiQ; the encoded protein is MGAGHAHKLYRHGHSPVHALPPHCKLAAVLCFVVVVVSTPREAVWAFALYAVLLAAVAAVARIPAGFLLKRLVIEVPFVAFALLMPFVVPGEQTELLGVPVSVPGLWGAWNVLAKGTLGVAASVILASTTELRSLLLGLQRLRLPPLLVQIASFMIRYGDVITDELRRMSIARRSRGFEASGVRHWSVLAKTAGALFIRSYERGERVHLAMVSRGYTGTMPVIDEVTASRTQWAHAAALPVLALVVCLLGWTV
- a CDS encoding energy-coupling factor ABC transporter permease; amino-acid sequence: MHVPDGFINAPVSAVAGVVAAGAVAVGLRGARRELDERTAPLAGLVAAFIFAVQMLNFPVAAGTSGHLLGGALAAILVGPYTGLLCIAVVLLMQGILFADGGLTALGVNITVMGVVTTVVAYALFRGLTRVLPRTRRSTTVAAFVAALVSVPAAAVAFTLIYAIGGTTDVPIGKVLTAMVGVHVLIGIGEAAITALTVGAVIAVRPDLVHGARGLAAPLKLRVDGELVDAPASSPAPAAARSTRGVWAAGLAAAVVLAGVVSFYASASPDGLEKVAADKGIDEKVQEHDAAGSPLADYGIEDISNARVSGGLAGVIGVGVTVAVGSGVFWAVRRRRAPEATGSRTTESV
- a CDS encoding SsgA family sporulation/cell division regulator; protein product: MSLVIQEHARARLITDGPDPRPVPVELRYDPEEPGAVRVRLPGGADRTFGLDLLERGLRSPVTRGDIRIWPCGRAQLVLELHSTDGVAVLQFDIAPVIRFVSRTRGLTAKRPPAATTAPVTRA